Proteins from a genomic interval of Benincasa hispida cultivar B227 chromosome 7, ASM972705v1, whole genome shotgun sequence:
- the LOC120081922 gene encoding putative pentatricopeptide repeat-containing protein At1g68930 isoform X2 has product MEHAAFSLLKIGSPSRYERGLRPHAGARCGLLELASLRIHGQIFKFGYQSYLFVGSPLVDMYAKTGFINDARRIFKEIPEKNIVVYNTMITGLLRCGFIVEAEQLFDNMPEKDSISWTTIITGLTQNGLFKEAVDKFKEMGRESLCMDQFTFGSVLTACGGLLALDVGKQIHAYIVRTDYQDNIFVGSALLDMYCKCRNIKSAEAVFRKMRHKNVISWTAMLVGYGQNGYSEEAIRIFRDMQRNETNPDDFTLGSVISSCANLASLEEGVQFHGQALASGLICFVTVSNALVTLYGKCGSLEYAHQLFHEMKIRDEVSWTALVSGYAQFGKANETISLFETMLAHGMVPDGVTFVGVLSACSRAGLVEKGYHYFECMVKEHGITPLPDHYTCMIDLLSRAGRLEEAKNFINQMPFSPDAIGWATLLSSCRHNGNLEIGKWAAESLHELEPHNPASYVLLSSIYAAKGKWDDVAKLRKGMREKGVKKEPGYSWIKYKNKVHIFSADDRSSPFADQIYAKLESLYLKMIEEGYVPDMSFVLQDVEKSEKINMLNHHSEKLAIAFGLIFIPDGLQIRVVKNLRVCGDCHNATKYISRITQRAILVRDAVRFHLFKDGVCSCGDFW; this is encoded by the exons ATGGAACACGCTGCTTTCAGCCTACTCAAAATTGGGTCACCTTCGCGATATGAAAGAGGTCTTCGACCGCATGCCGGAGCACGATGTGGTCTCTTGGAACTCGCTTCTCTCCGG ATTCATGGGCAAATCTTCAAATTTGGTTATCAATCTTATCTGTTTGTTGGCAGTCCTTTGGTAGATATGTATGCAAAAACGGGATTTATCAATGATGCGAGGCGGATTTTTAAAGAGATACCTGAGAAAAATATAGTTGTGTACAATACTATGATCACGGGTCTTTTGCGGTGTGGATTTATTGTAGAAGCCGAGCAATTGTTTGATAATATGCCAGAAAAAGATTCGATTTCATGGACAACAATCATAACTGGACTTACCCAAAATGGTTTGTTTAAAGAAGCAGTTGATAAGTTCAAAGAAATGGGAAGAGAAAGCTTGTGCATGGATCAGTTCACCTTTGGGAGTGTGTTGACTGCATGTGGCGGTCTTCTGGCACTTGATGTGGGAAAGCAAATTCACGCCTACATTGTCAGAACTGATTATCAAGATAACATCTTCGTTGGAAGTGCTCTACTTGATATGTACTGCAAGTGTCGGAATATAAAATCTGCGGAAGCGGTGTTTAGAAAAATGAGGCACAAGAATGTAATATCATGGACAGCAATGCTAGTTGGTTATGGTCAGAATGGTTATAGTGAAGAAGCAATCAGGATATTTCGTGATATGCAGAGAAATGAGACTAATCCAGATGATTTTACACTAGGGAGTGTAATTAGCTCATGTGCAAACCTCGCAAGCCTAGAAGAGGGTGTGCAGTTTCATGGCCAAGCTTTAGCTTCTGGTTTAATTTGTTTTGTTACGGTTTCAAATGCTCTAGTCACTCTATATGGTAAATGTGGAAGCCTAGAATATGCCCACCAGTtgtttcatgaaatgaaaaTCAGGGATGAAGTTTCTTGGACAGCTTTAGTCTCAGGTTATGCTCAATTTGGAAAAGCTAATGAAACAATATCTCTGTTTGAAACGATGTTGGCCCATGGCATGGTACCTGATGGAGTTACTTTCGTTGGAGTTCTATCAGCTTGTAGTAGAGCAGGTTTAGTGGAGAAAGGTTATCATTATTTTGAATGTATGGTgaaagaacatggaatcacaccACTCCCCGATCACTACACATGCATGATTGACCTTCTCAGCCGAGCTGGAAGgttagaagaagcaaaaaactTCATTAATCAGATGCCTTTTAGTCCCGATGCAATTGGTTGGGCCACATTGCTAAGTTCTTGTAGACACAATGGAAATTTGGAAATTGGTAAATGGGCTGCCGAGTCTCTTCATGAACTAGAGCCGCATAACCCTGCTAGTTATGTTTTATTATCAAGCATTTATGCTGCGAAAGGTAAATGGGATGATGTAGCAAAATTGAGGAAAGGAATGAGGGAAAAGGGAGTGAAAAAGGAACCTGGATATAGTTGgatcaaatataaaaataaagtgCACATTTTCTCAGCAGATGACCGGTCAAGTCCCTTTGCAGATCAGATATATGCCAAGTTGGAAAGTTTATACCTGAAAATGATTGAGGAAGGATATGTGCCCGATATGAGTTTTGTTCTTCAAGATGTTGAGAAGTCTGAGAAGATTAATATGCTTAATCACCATAGTGAGAAACTTGCTATTGCCTTTGGTTTGATATTTATACCTGATGGCCTTCAAATACGTGTAGTAAAAAATCTCAGGGTCTGTGGCGATTGCCACAATGCCACAAAATACATTTCTAGGATCACCCAGAGAGCGATACTTGTAAGAGATGCTGTCCGTTTCCATTTGTTCAAGGATGGAGTGTGTTCATGTGGGGATTTCTGGTAG
- the LOC120081923 gene encoding uncharacterized protein LOC120081923 isoform X1 yields MGSFSVEDFVGNGILKDLLPTLMDEGWDDVPTLKVMNSEDMDAINMTQHQKEAIEIRTYLHDRSLMQYADKLESSGKCLPELLSLSVEDLTSQFRMKRGHIARFHDRISSCADPLTKKFDAPSPSTSVKRTYQSNNSKRMQSMRSRTFQDKTVEQALSEFKIEDGYVFKGIVATELARHIACGCVQPSHIVDKIAPYSAIENISIQKLTPEYKIGMERLVKTKTPPMKASALWQDKPAIILCIRRPGCIMCRAEAHQLYARKPIFDALGYQLFAVIHEHIESEVKDFWPRYWGGTVIFDQGRGFFKALGGGKLMKEKFLFGFLFNPRAIANYKRAKAMGVKQNFNGEGEIKGGLFILGSAKRGIAYQFIERNFGDWAPLSEVIEICTKIQVTVAVASILFSSIKIISSLCILSHDTEPPAASSRGIH; encoded by the exons ATGGGTTCTTTCTCTGTGGAGGATTTTGTGGGAAATGGGATTCTTAAGGATCTGCTTCCCACTTTGATGGATGAAGGCTGGGATGATGTACCAACATTGAAGGTCATGAATTCCGAGGATATGGATGCAATCAATATGACACAACACCAAAAG GAAGCAATTGAGATAAGAACTTACCTGCATGACAGATCTCTGATGCAGTATGCAGATAAGCTAGAGTCCTCCGGGAAATGTTTGCCTGAACTTCTAAGCTTAAGCGTTGAGGATTTAACATCTCAATTCCGAATGAAGAGAGGTCATATTGCACGTTTCCATGATAGAATTAGTTCATGTGCGGATCCCTTGACCAAAAAGTTTGATGCCCCTTCCCCATCTACAAGTGTCAAGAGGACTTATCAGTCTAACAACTCGAAGAGGATGCAGAGTATGAGAAGCCGAACCTTTCAGGATAAAACAGTTGAGCAAGCACTGAGCGAATTTAAAATCGAAGACGGTTATGTGTTCAAGGGGATTGTTGCAACAGAACTAGCTCGTCATATAGCATGTGGTTGTGTGCAACCTTCTCATATTGTTGATAAAATTGCTCCTTATTCTGCCATTGAAAATATCTCCATTCAGAAATTAACTCCAGAGTATAAGATTGGAATGGAGCGTTTGGTGAAGACTAAGACTCCCCCGATGAAAGCATCAGCACTATGGCAGGATAAGCCAGCCATTATCCTCTGTATTAGACGTCCTGG GTGCATAATGTGCAGAGCAGAAGCTCACCAGCTATATGCCAGAAAACCGATATTTGATGCACTAGGATACCAACTATTCGCTGTAATTCATGAACACATAGAATCAGAG GTGAAGGACTTCTGGCCCCGGTACTGGGGAGGCACTGTAATCTTTGACCAAGGCAGAGGATTCTTCAAAGCTCTAGGTGGTGGTAAATTGATGAAGGAAAAATTCCTATTCGGATTTCTTTTCAACCCCCGGGCCATAGCAAATTATAAGCGTGCAAAAGCAATGGGAGTGAAGCAAAATTTCAATGGAGAAGGAGAAATTAAGGGTGGTCTGTTCATTCTTGGCTCAGCAAAGCGTGGTATTGCTTACCAGTTTATTGAGCGGAACTTTGGGGACTGGGCGCCTCTTTCTGAAGTAATTGAGATCTGTACAAAAATACAGGTAACAGTTGCCGTTGCCTCTATCCTATTCTCCAGTATTAAGATCATATCTTCATTATGCATTCTTTCACATGATACAGAGCCGCCAGCCGCAAGCTCCAGGGGTATCCATTGA
- the LOC120081922 gene encoding putative pentatricopeptide repeat-containing protein At1g68930 isoform X1 — protein MSSSSNYYTAALKFCCEARNRAQVKKLHCRIIRTVPNIETFLYNNLINTYVKLGDLKNARNVFAQIPQPNLFSWNTLLSAYSKLGHLRDMKEVFDRMPEHDVVSWNSLLSGYAGNNLISESVRVYNMMLKDGSVNLNRITFSTMLILSSNRGFVDLGRQIHGQIFKFGYQSYLFVGSPLVDMYAKTGFINDARRIFKEIPEKNIVVYNTMITGLLRCGFIVEAEQLFDNMPEKDSISWTTIITGLTQNGLFKEAVDKFKEMGRESLCMDQFTFGSVLTACGGLLALDVGKQIHAYIVRTDYQDNIFVGSALLDMYCKCRNIKSAEAVFRKMRHKNVISWTAMLVGYGQNGYSEEAIRIFRDMQRNETNPDDFTLGSVISSCANLASLEEGVQFHGQALASGLICFVTVSNALVTLYGKCGSLEYAHQLFHEMKIRDEVSWTALVSGYAQFGKANETISLFETMLAHGMVPDGVTFVGVLSACSRAGLVEKGYHYFECMVKEHGITPLPDHYTCMIDLLSRAGRLEEAKNFINQMPFSPDAIGWATLLSSCRHNGNLEIGKWAAESLHELEPHNPASYVLLSSIYAAKGKWDDVAKLRKGMREKGVKKEPGYSWIKYKNKVHIFSADDRSSPFADQIYAKLESLYLKMIEEGYVPDMSFVLQDVEKSEKINMLNHHSEKLAIAFGLIFIPDGLQIRVVKNLRVCGDCHNATKYISRITQRAILVRDAVRFHLFKDGVCSCGDFW, from the coding sequence ATGTCTTCTTCATCAAATTACTACACTGCTGCGCTTAAGTTTTGCTGCGAAGCTCGGAATCGAGCCCAAGTTAAGAAGCTTCATTGCCGCATTATCAGAACTGTACCAAACATAGAAACCTTTCTGTATAATAACCTCATTAATACTTACGTGAAACTTGGGGACTTGAAGAATGCACGGAACGTGTTTGCTCAAATTCCTCAACCAAACCTTTTTTCATGGAACACGCTGCTTTCAGCCTACTCAAAATTGGGTCACCTTCGCGATATGAAAGAGGTCTTCGACCGCATGCCGGAGCACGATGTGGTCTCTTGGAACTCGCTTCTCTCCGGGTATGCGGGTAACAATTTGATTTCCGAATCGGTTAGAGTTTATAACATGATGTTAAAGGATGGGTCGGTTAACTTGAATAGGATTACATTCTCTACTATGTTAATACTCTCGTCTAATCGAGGATTTGTTGATTTGGGTCGGCAGATTCATGGGCAAATCTTCAAATTTGGTTATCAATCTTATCTGTTTGTTGGCAGTCCTTTGGTAGATATGTATGCAAAAACGGGATTTATCAATGATGCGAGGCGGATTTTTAAAGAGATACCTGAGAAAAATATAGTTGTGTACAATACTATGATCACGGGTCTTTTGCGGTGTGGATTTATTGTAGAAGCCGAGCAATTGTTTGATAATATGCCAGAAAAAGATTCGATTTCATGGACAACAATCATAACTGGACTTACCCAAAATGGTTTGTTTAAAGAAGCAGTTGATAAGTTCAAAGAAATGGGAAGAGAAAGCTTGTGCATGGATCAGTTCACCTTTGGGAGTGTGTTGACTGCATGTGGCGGTCTTCTGGCACTTGATGTGGGAAAGCAAATTCACGCCTACATTGTCAGAACTGATTATCAAGATAACATCTTCGTTGGAAGTGCTCTACTTGATATGTACTGCAAGTGTCGGAATATAAAATCTGCGGAAGCGGTGTTTAGAAAAATGAGGCACAAGAATGTAATATCATGGACAGCAATGCTAGTTGGTTATGGTCAGAATGGTTATAGTGAAGAAGCAATCAGGATATTTCGTGATATGCAGAGAAATGAGACTAATCCAGATGATTTTACACTAGGGAGTGTAATTAGCTCATGTGCAAACCTCGCAAGCCTAGAAGAGGGTGTGCAGTTTCATGGCCAAGCTTTAGCTTCTGGTTTAATTTGTTTTGTTACGGTTTCAAATGCTCTAGTCACTCTATATGGTAAATGTGGAAGCCTAGAATATGCCCACCAGTtgtttcatgaaatgaaaaTCAGGGATGAAGTTTCTTGGACAGCTTTAGTCTCAGGTTATGCTCAATTTGGAAAAGCTAATGAAACAATATCTCTGTTTGAAACGATGTTGGCCCATGGCATGGTACCTGATGGAGTTACTTTCGTTGGAGTTCTATCAGCTTGTAGTAGAGCAGGTTTAGTGGAGAAAGGTTATCATTATTTTGAATGTATGGTgaaagaacatggaatcacaccACTCCCCGATCACTACACATGCATGATTGACCTTCTCAGCCGAGCTGGAAGgttagaagaagcaaaaaactTCATTAATCAGATGCCTTTTAGTCCCGATGCAATTGGTTGGGCCACATTGCTAAGTTCTTGTAGACACAATGGAAATTTGGAAATTGGTAAATGGGCTGCCGAGTCTCTTCATGAACTAGAGCCGCATAACCCTGCTAGTTATGTTTTATTATCAAGCATTTATGCTGCGAAAGGTAAATGGGATGATGTAGCAAAATTGAGGAAAGGAATGAGGGAAAAGGGAGTGAAAAAGGAACCTGGATATAGTTGgatcaaatataaaaataaagtgCACATTTTCTCAGCAGATGACCGGTCAAGTCCCTTTGCAGATCAGATATATGCCAAGTTGGAAAGTTTATACCTGAAAATGATTGAGGAAGGATATGTGCCCGATATGAGTTTTGTTCTTCAAGATGTTGAGAAGTCTGAGAAGATTAATATGCTTAATCACCATAGTGAGAAACTTGCTATTGCCTTTGGTTTGATATTTATACCTGATGGCCTTCAAATACGTGTAGTAAAAAATCTCAGGGTCTGTGGCGATTGCCACAATGCCACAAAATACATTTCTAGGATCACCCAGAGAGCGATACTTGTAAGAGATGCTGTCCGTTTCCATTTGTTCAAGGATGGAGTGTGTTCATGTGGGGATTTCTGGTAG
- the LOC120081923 gene encoding uncharacterized protein LOC120081923 isoform X2, which translates to MGSFSVEDFVGNGILKDLLPTLMDEGWDDVPTLKVMNSEDMDAINMTQHQKEAIEIRTYLHDRSLMQYADKLESSGKCLPELLSLSVEDLTSQFRMKRGHIARFHDRISSCADPLTKKFDAPSPSTSVKRTYQSNNSKRMQSMRSRTFQDKTVEQALSEFKIEDGYVFKGIVATELARHIACGCVQPSHIVDKIAPYSAIENISIQKLTPEYKIGMERLVKTKTPPMKASALWQDKPAIILCIRRPGCIMCRAEAHQLYARKPIFDALGYQLFAVIHEHIESEVKDFWPRYWGGTVIFDQGRGFFKALGGGKLMKEKFLFGFLFNPRAIANYKRAKAMGVKQNFNGEGEIKGGLFILGSAKRGIAYQFIERNFGDWAPLSEVIEICTKIQSRQPQAPGVSIEPSQEDNRSSSLV; encoded by the exons ATGGGTTCTTTCTCTGTGGAGGATTTTGTGGGAAATGGGATTCTTAAGGATCTGCTTCCCACTTTGATGGATGAAGGCTGGGATGATGTACCAACATTGAAGGTCATGAATTCCGAGGATATGGATGCAATCAATATGACACAACACCAAAAG GAAGCAATTGAGATAAGAACTTACCTGCATGACAGATCTCTGATGCAGTATGCAGATAAGCTAGAGTCCTCCGGGAAATGTTTGCCTGAACTTCTAAGCTTAAGCGTTGAGGATTTAACATCTCAATTCCGAATGAAGAGAGGTCATATTGCACGTTTCCATGATAGAATTAGTTCATGTGCGGATCCCTTGACCAAAAAGTTTGATGCCCCTTCCCCATCTACAAGTGTCAAGAGGACTTATCAGTCTAACAACTCGAAGAGGATGCAGAGTATGAGAAGCCGAACCTTTCAGGATAAAACAGTTGAGCAAGCACTGAGCGAATTTAAAATCGAAGACGGTTATGTGTTCAAGGGGATTGTTGCAACAGAACTAGCTCGTCATATAGCATGTGGTTGTGTGCAACCTTCTCATATTGTTGATAAAATTGCTCCTTATTCTGCCATTGAAAATATCTCCATTCAGAAATTAACTCCAGAGTATAAGATTGGAATGGAGCGTTTGGTGAAGACTAAGACTCCCCCGATGAAAGCATCAGCACTATGGCAGGATAAGCCAGCCATTATCCTCTGTATTAGACGTCCTGG GTGCATAATGTGCAGAGCAGAAGCTCACCAGCTATATGCCAGAAAACCGATATTTGATGCACTAGGATACCAACTATTCGCTGTAATTCATGAACACATAGAATCAGAG GTGAAGGACTTCTGGCCCCGGTACTGGGGAGGCACTGTAATCTTTGACCAAGGCAGAGGATTCTTCAAAGCTCTAGGTGGTGGTAAATTGATGAAGGAAAAATTCCTATTCGGATTTCTTTTCAACCCCCGGGCCATAGCAAATTATAAGCGTGCAAAAGCAATGGGAGTGAAGCAAAATTTCAATGGAGAAGGAGAAATTAAGGGTGGTCTGTTCATTCTTGGCTCAGCAAAGCGTGGTATTGCTTACCAGTTTATTGAGCGGAACTTTGGGGACTGGGCGCCTCTTTCTGAAGTAATTGAGATCTGTACAAAAATACAG AGCCGCCAGCCGCAAGCTCCAGGGGTATCCATTGAACCATCCCAAGAAGATAACCGAAGTTCATCCCTAGTGTAA
- the LOC120081511 gene encoding putative U-box domain-containing protein 42 yields MSRAMTTKPKISLAELILTSISEIIDSKACTEEEHGKLIEIGSYFYRAALAVAELQAIDPIKFDEILQSLNKSINHAKELVEKFQNGIQPVSDSDPISIINPLEEVIKQMGECLNKIAIATFEEQSYVKMAILSLSDEMKNISTKIVQAQAIMNKQEIQTSLEEQSEKEPEVIERDLYPIDMDWDTNNTQSSVVSESNTNGRRSQMKYRNVTSSMEKLPLMNHYIEPLFETFICPLTKNIMDDPVSLETGVSYERQAIVEWLEEFKESEEIFCPVTGQKLVSKAFNSNRALKSTIEKWKERNEIATIKVTRAALSLASSDDMVLEAIKDLSSISKGKQFNIERIFNFGMLPLLINFLEYRDRDVRYAVLELLHQMAEINEENKVTICNQLDVSRIINLLSSSHRSIRDTALLLLFELSRSETLSDPIGSVTGGILMLIIMKNNRSDEFASEKADETLRNLEKSPKNIKLMAEGGLMEPLIRHLTEGSEWMRIEMASYLGEIVIRHDCLSYVAERASPVLVKMVHEGDTFVRRAAFKALLQISSHMPNGKTLAKAGAVQVMAEEMFTRTICDELNDPKAEATKILANICESSLDLETLQVNAHGYTMSSDYVVYNIIDLLKNSTPDEFKFSTSLIRILLCLTKSPKPKDTLISGVKNTEACDTLIDFINSPDEELGAAAIKLLISLSPCMGFTMAERLCKTSDQMENLISSITLTNHITEKQTLSATFLAKLPHESLALNTIIVNKNIVPKLLQTINQIQNSGTGMGRYASALLEGSVGILVRFTATLYDPQMLFLAKFHNFTSVFANLLVQTSSNEVQRLSAIGLEKLSSASTSLSKPLNNKSNKVMKFLHLPKLLTLGPSKKGNLRVCPVHKGACSSQNTFCLVHAKAIEKLLTCLDNENEEIVEAALSAICTLVDDKVDLDRSVSLLNEFDTIRHVLNVVRIHKQESVWHKSFWLIEKFLIKGGEESLSSISQDRSLPAILATASHQGDSEMKGIAEKILSHLNMVPNFSAPNYTL; encoded by the exons ATGTCGAGAGCAATGACGACAAAGCCAAAAATATCTTTGGCTGAACTTATCTTAACTTCCATCTCAGAAATCATAGATTCTAAAGCGTGCACGGAAGAAGAACATGGAAAATTAATTGAGATTGGAAGCTACTTTTATCGAGCAGCTTTGGCTGTTGCGGAGTTGCAGGCAATAGACCCAATAAAATTTGATGAAATCCTCCAATCTCTAAACAAAAGCATCAATCATGCAAAGGAACTAGTGGAGAAGTTCCAAAATGGCATTCAACCAGTCTCAGATTCTGATCCAATTAGCATCATAAATCCACTAGAAGAGGTGATAAAACAAATGGGTGAATGCTTAAACAAGATAGCAATCGCTACATTTGAGGAACAGAGTTATGTGAAAATGGCAATTCTATCACTTTCAGATGAGATGAAGAATATATCCACTAAAATTGTCCAAGCTCAAGCCATTATGAACAAACAAGAGATTCAAACTTCTTTGGAGGAACAATCAGAAAAAGAACCAGAAGTTATAGAGAGAGATCTATACCCCATTGACATGGACTGGGACACAAACAATACACAATCCTCAGTTGTATCGGAGTCAAATACAAACGGAAGAAGAAGCCAAATGAAGTATAGAAATGTTACATCATCCATGGAAAAACTACCCTTAATGAACCATTACATAGAACCTCTCTTTGAAACCTTCATCTGCCCATTGACAAAGAATATCATGGATGATCCAGTTAGCTTAGAAACAGGAGTGTCATATGAAAGGCAAGCAATTGTTGAGTGGCTTGAAGAGTTCAAAGAATCCGAGGAAATTTTCTGCCCAGTCACGGGGCAAAAGCTTGTCTCCAAAGCTTTCAATTCCAACAGAGCTCTGAAGTCTACAATAGAAAAATGGAAGGAGCGCAATGAGATAGCAACAATCAAAGTCACCAGGGCTGCACTGTCTTTAGCCAGTTCAGATGATATGGTGCTTGAGGCAATCAAAGACCTGTCGAGTATCAGCAAAGGGAAGCAGTTCAACATAGAACGGATCTTCAATTTTGGCATGTTACCTTTGCTCATTAACTTTTTGGAGTACAGAGACAGAGATGTTAGATATGCAGTTCTAGAGCTATTGCATCAAATGGCAGAAATCAATGAAGAAAACAAG GTAACGATCTGTAACCAATTGGACGTGTCAAGAATAATCAATCTACTATCAAGTAGTCATAGGTCCATTCGGGATACAGCTTTGCTTCTGTTGTTTGAGCTTTCAAGATCCGAGACATTGTCAGATCCAATTGGTTCAGTAACTGGGGGGATTTTGATGCTGATTATCATGAAGAACAATAGGTCCGACGAATTTGCTTCAGAAAAGGCAGATGAAACGTTGAGAAACTTAGAGAAATCTCCAAAAAATATCAAGCTTATGGCAGAAGGTGGACTCATGGAACCCCTCATAAGGCATCTTACTGAAG GTAGTGAGTGGATGAGAATAGAAATGGCAAGCTATCTTGGGGAGATTGTCATTAGGCATGATTGTTTGTCGTATGTAGCTGAGAGGGCCTCTCCAGTTCTTGTCAAGATGGTGCATGAAGGAGATACATTTGTTCGCAGGGCAGCATTTAAAGCTCTATTGCAAATTTCATCTCACATGCCTAATGGTAAAACACTTGCAAAAGCTGGAGCTGTGCAAGTCATGGCTGAAGAGATGTTCACTCGTACTATTTGTGATGAACTTAATGACCCAAAAGCAGAAGCAACTAAAATACTGGCAAATATATGCGAATCCAGTCTTGATCTTGAGACACTTCAAGTTAACGCTCATGGCTACACTATGAGTTCAGACTATGTAGTCTACAACATTATCGACTTGCTCAAGAACTCGACCCCAGATGAATTTAAATTTAGCACGAGTCTCATCAGAATACTATTATGCTTGACAAAATCTCCAAAACCAAAGGACACCCTTATTTCAGGTGTAAAAAACACTGAAGCATGTGATACCCTCATAGATTTCATAAATAGTCCAGATGAAGAACTTGGAGCTGCAGCAATAAAACTGCTCATATCACTGTCCCCTTGCATGGGCTTCACAATGGCAGAAAGACTCTGCAAAACCAGTGACCAAATGGAGAACCTAATCAGTAGCATTACCTTGACAAACCACATCACAGAGAAGCAGACACTTTCAGCAACATTCTTGGCAAAACTACCTCATGAGAGCCTAGCTCTCAACACCATTATTGTAAACAAGAACATCGTGCCCAAGCTCCTGCAAACAATCAATCAAATACAGAACAGTGGAACAGGAATGGGCAGGTATGCAAGTGCTTTACTAGAGGGTTCAGTGGGAATTCTTGTCAGATTCACAGCAACACTTTACGACCCACAAATGTTGTTTCTAGCAAAATTTCACAATTTTACGTCAGTGTTTGCTAACCTGCTCGTGCAAACATCAAGCAATGAAGTCCAAAGGCTATCCGCCATTGGGTTGGAGAAACTATCATCAGCATCCACCAGTCTATCCAAGCCCCTGAACAATAAAAGCAACAAGGTAATGAAATTTCTCCACTTACCCAAGCTTCTAACGCTAGGTCCATCAAAGAAGGGTAACTTACGAGTATGCCCAGTTCATAAAGGGGCTTGCTCTTCACAAAACACATTCTGTTTAGTCCATGCGAAGGCAATTGAAAAGCTATTGACGTGTTTAGACAATGAGAACGAAGAGATAGTTGAGGCAGCTTTGTCCGCCATTTGTACGCTTGTGGATGACAAAGTGGATCTGGATAGAAGTGTGAGCCTGCTGAACGAATTTGACACAATAAGGCATGTCCTGAATGTGGTGAGGATCCATAAGCAAGAATCTGTATGGCATAAATCATTCTGGTTGATCGAGAAGTTCTTGATCAAGGGTGGGGAAGAATCTCTTTCCAGTATATCACAGGACAGATCGTTGCCTGCAATATTGGCTACTGCTTCCCATCAAGGCGACAGCGAGATGAAGGGAATAGCAGAAAAAATATTGAGCCATTTGAATATGGTACCAAATTTCTCTGCCCCTAATTATACTCTATGA